From Syntrophorhabdaceae bacterium:
TACAAAAGGCGCCCACTGGTTAAAGAAGAACCGTTTATATGGGATTCCCGCGCCGTAGGACATCTTCTTCCTCTTCGTCACCGACTCCGGCAGGAATGAGGCGCCCGCTTTATAAAGGATATATTTTTCCTTTGTAAACATCCTGAGCTTCATCCGGGCCGGAAGGGAAAAAGCGAATTCCACGACTTTATGGTCAAGAAAAGGTGATCGCACTTCGAGCGAATTTGACATGCCCGATATGTCGGTGGCGATGGTGGTGGACCAGGCGTAATTAATGAAGAGGTCCATGTAGAGAAGGCCATCCAGGAAATGGCGCGGCCGACCTTCAAGATAAAAATCAGAAAGAAGCCGTCCCATATTCAGATCTTTTAGAATGTGCCAGGCATCGCCGGTAAAAACCGGGCGAACCGCATCCTGATAGGTGATTTGTTTTGCGAGGCCTCGTCGGAATGCGCGGGGAGCGTTCAGGAGCGACCATGGAACGAGGTTATGTCGCACGGGCAACATGGGCCAATCGCTAAACTCTTCACGCTGCCTTCCCGGGATCAGGATGCTCGCGAGGTCGAGAAGCTTGAATTTCTTATACACATCGTAACCCGCAAAAATTTCATCTGATCCGTCACCTGCCAGGGCTACGGTAACCTGTTTTCTCGCCTCCCTGCACAGCTGATAATGGGCCAGCGCATTGGGGATGCAAAAGGGCTCATCGTAGGAGTACATGAGGTGAGGCATTTCCGTGATCAGACTCTCATCGAAGAGTATTTCCTGATGAACAGTGTGAAAATAATCCGACACTTCCTTACTGTAACTAAATTCCGGATCGTCAACCCCCTCGTCGCGGTAACCTATGGAAAAAGTCCTGATCGGCCGGTCGACCATTTTACTCGCAAGACCCACAATAAAACTCGAATCCAGTCCTCCCGAGAGAAACATCCCCAAAGGAACGTCGCTTCTCATCCTTAATTGTATCGACTCTTTAAGAAGTGTTGACAGAAAATCAAGGGCTTCTTTTTCCGTGGCTGCCGTTTTATTTGAAAGATCAAGACGCCAATACCGCTCCGGCCCCCTTTGCCCATTCGGACCGAAAGTCATAAAGCTTCCTGGTGGTAATTTCCTTATATCTTTGTAAATCGACCGCGGCCATGGTATATGGTCATAGGAAAATACGTAAGCCAGCGCCTCCAGATCGATCTCCTTCTTTATCCATGGTAAAGCCGCGATAGCTTTGAGCTCCGAGGCGAAGACGACCCTGTTTTCCTGCATGGTATAAAAAAGCGGTTTTTTTCCGATCCTGTCCCTGGCAATCAGCAACTGCTGTTTCTTTTCGTCCCATATGGCAAAGGCAAACATGCCCCTGAGACGATTCATGCATGAAATTCCCTCTTCTTCGTAGAGATGAATGATCACTTCCGTGTCGGTATCACTTTTGAATATATGTCCCTTTTCTTTAAGATCTTTTCGAAGAGATGTGAAATTGTAGATCTCACCGTTAAAAGTGATCCAGATCGTTTCGTCTTCATTCGCCATCGGCTGATGGCCCTTTGCGGAGAGATCGATAATTGAAAGACGTGTATGCGCCAGGCCCACCTGATTCCGAAACCAGACGCCATGGTCATCGGGGCCCCGGTGATTCAGGACTTGAGTGAAAATCGACAAATCGTGTGGATCGATTCGCTTGTGGTTCAAATCTAATATGCCTGCAATACCGCACATTTTTACCTTCCTTTTTTCCTTTAGGGTCTTAACGAGAAGTGGTGTACCTCTTTGACGGAGACGTATGCCCCCAATCTACCCGGGGGCTGCGCGAGCCCTTTCTTCCATACCGTTTCGATGGGTGAGTCTCTGAACCTTCATACGCCACTTCCACAAAGCGGGCAGCACCTTGCTTTCCGTTACGCGAAAAAAAGGATAGAAGGAATTCGGCAGATCAAAATATCCGGGGTAATGGACAATCTCAGGGCGATAGGCGCTTTTCAAATTATCCAACGGGTCATGGGCAGGATCGAAATCATCTGAGCCTTGTGAAGCACCCAGGTCCAGAAACCGGCACCCCATTTTTTTGCTCAGTCTGATTGCTTCCCATAGCAACACCTTGTTTGGCATAAGCTTCCGGTAAGAATAATCGTTCGCCATGAATACCGCCCACCCTTTATCGCCAAGGATACTCACCACGAGGCCCGAGACGGTACGTCCCTCTATTTTGGCTTTGAGGAAAAAGCCTATTCCGCTGTTCACGAGGTTATTCAGTACCTCTCCATAATATTGTGACGAATGAAGCATCGAATTTCTCCTCAGCTCCAGTCCCTGCATGAGAGCGGCAAATACTTCCGGATCATCGGAGTCAGGCTCGTGCCGGGTGACGACGCCCCCCTTGATCGCACTATTGATGTTCTGGCGATGGCTTCTTCTCATGCGCATGAACAAGCCTTCTTCATCGAGGTCCAATATGACTCGTGTGGTGTAGAGCGTCCTGTTCCAGGCGGTGCAGCGATCGGAAAGCTTTAAAAAACCCGAGGCGGAAAAAACCTGATCCTGATCTATTTCCCACGAGAAGGGCTCAGGATCAATACGGAGGAGGAACCCCCTTTTTTCCTTGAGAACCCCTTTTAAACCTGTAAAAAGTGCTTCGCACGTCTCCTGGTCCCGCCAGTCTGCCACCGGACCCCTGCAGCAGTAAAGAAGCTTTTGGGGAACAGCGGGGATATTCCTTTCCTGCACAAGGGCCACTGCCTTGATTTCACCGTCCCTCTCCACAAGGTAATAACAGGGCTCCCAGCCGGAATAGGACTTTACTTTTCCCCAGTAGGTAGTCTGTCGCAGGTTGCCGTTAGGGGACTGGGCGATGAAGTTATTCCAGGCATCAAAATCGGCTGCCCCTGCTTCACGAAACGAGAGCATTGTCACCTCCATAGCGCTGGTAAATCTCGTTAATCTGCTGTTCCCATCTGTGATGGTCGCATAATTCGGCAACCCTTTCTCTCGCCGCGTTGCCAATCCTCTCCCGAAGAGCATGGTCCCGGGCCAGAAGTCCTATCTTCTCTGCCAGATCGGATACCATACCTGGCCGGACAATAAGACCGTTCACATTATCCTCCACAATTTCCGGAATTCCGCCGACTCCACTCGCAATGACAGGGAGGCCGAAGGACATAGCCTCCAGAAGAGCAAGAGGGATACCTTCGGTTAGTGAGGGGAGAACGAGAACGTCTAAAACATTATAAATATCCCGGGGGTTGTCAAAATACCCATATACTTTTGTCCGATCCTCGAGTCCTGTAACCCTTATTCTATCTTGAACGGCAGCCATTTCCGGACCGTCCCCCGCTATATGAAGGAAGAGGGGCACGGTTTCTTTCAGTTTCGCTACTCCGTCGATGAGAAAAAGAGGGCCCTTTTCGGGACTCAGCCGGCCAACAAATCCTATTTGAAGGACAGAACCGTTCGGCTTGCGGACCATGGCGCGAACCGGCGTACTCGCCCGGGGCGGGACATTCGGCACAAGCCGGACCCTCAGGGGGTTTATACGGTATCGAGCCAGGTCCTTTTCCAGGGAGCGGGAAACGGGCATAACCGTATCAAAGAGCCTCATGGATTTCAGGTCCAGCCACGTATAGAACTTCATCTTTCGGGTAAAGGGGACCCATCCGTGCACGGTCGTCACCGCCGGGACGCCACACAGTTTGGCTGCGATGCCTCCGAAAAGGTCTGCTCTCATCCCATGACAGTGGACCACGGAAGGGGTGGTTTTTTTCACAATTCTGCAAATTTGAAGGATCTCGGAAGGATTGAGAGGAAAATGCATCTCTATGAAATGAAGGGGTATCTGGTAATCGCCCAACATTTTCGCAAAGGCGTTCCCCCAGGACTGTCCGGGCTGAACAAATAAAGCCGCTTCAAATTTCACTTTTTCGGTTTTCAGGGAGCGGCAAATGTCGAGCAGCACCTGTTCGGCCCCCCCGATGCTGTTGGATGCGATAATGTGCACCACTTTCAAGACTTTCACTCCCATTCTCCACCGAGGCTGTCATAGGCGACAGGTCTCAATGACCGGTACCTGATGCTTTTAAATAATGCATGGGCCGGCCACACAAAAAACGGCAGGGGATCGTCCCAGCGAAACTCGTCTGTGGTGGCCCCATTAACCATCAATTTCATGTATTCGCCCAATGCGCCAAGCTTCGAAGGACTTTGCCTGAGATATTCCGGAAAAACGCGTAAGTCGCCCCAGAACCATCTTGTTACGACGCCCCTGGTATATTCTACCGGTTTCATCGCTTCCTTGCCCTTGGCTATTCGGAGAAGCATGTCGGGGATATTGAGACCGGAACTCATGGCGCTGTTCAACCCGCCCCATATTCTCGGGTTAACCTCGATCATATAGAAATCTCCCGTTTCCCGGTGAGTAACGTATTCAACCTCTGCGACCCCGTGCCATCCGAGACTGTCGAAGAGTCTTTTGGAAATTTCTCGCATGGGCCCGGGATCGCAACTGATTCTGAGAGAACCTGCCCCGCCCGCATATGGATAATCGCGAAGGTGAATGTCCGCGAAATCCTGAATCAGCTTACCCTTTTGATAAATGACCACATGTGAATATTTCTTGAGTATAGGCACCCATTCCTGGATGAGTACGCGCTCGCGGGCAATTGCATTCGACGTCAGGTAATTCTTTATCTGCACCTCGTAATCCGAAGATCGGTCGAGGTACTTAATTCCCCAATTCCCACCCCCCTGCCGCGGCTTAAGGAGAGCCTTTCCGGGCAATATATTACGCAGTTCTGAGAAATCACTACACCCGGACAAAGGAATGGTTTTAGGGGTGAGAATAGAGAGGTTTTGCAGATGAGAATAGAGCCTGTCTTTGTTATGCACCTCCAGAACGGCGGAATAATCGGGAACGGTCATAAGAGTAATTTTGTTGAACATATGCGCGTGTTTTGCAATCAGGAATGTCTCTTCGTGAGTCGGGATCAGAAAATCCACACCGTCGCGAATGATCCTCATAGTCAGGTGGCGGACAAAATCGGCTGGCTTGGAGTAGGGAGAAGGATAGAGAAACCTGTCGGAAATATACCTCGAGAAAAAGGTCATCGCCTTAGGCACGTAATCGGCAGCTATCACGGAATGTCCGTTTCTTGCCATAGAACGCGCGATGGAGCATGCCATTCTGCTGTTGGCGTTCGTTACCAGAATTTTCATCCTGCCGCCTTCTTTACACGAAAGGGCCTGGAAATCTCAATTACCTTTTTGGTTCGGGAATCGAGATCGGTTTCCTTGTCGAGAAGTTTGACCAGGAATACCGACAAGGCTATATAAAATACATAATAAGGTGAGTAAGCCTGGCTGAGAAAACATGCGGCGACGAATTGGCCGGCGAATCCTATGCGGGCCATTTCACCAATTTCGATAAGTTCTTTGGACCGTCCTTTTTTTGCCGCTGCCGAAAATGTTTTGTATGCATTAAAACTCAGAAGAAGAAACAGGACCAATCCGGCCAACCCTGTTTCGGCACCGACTTGGATCAATGAATTGTGGGCGGTTTGCCATTTGGGGATCTTCCCCTCCTCCCGCCTTCCCTCACCCAGGGCCATATCGAAACATCCCGCCCCTACTCCGGTAACGGGGTGAGTGATCATAAGTTTTATGCCCCTCTCCCATATGTCCTTTCTTCCCCATTCATCGGTCAAATTATAGTCCCCGGCGGGGCTGAACACAGTCCCCAAGCGTGCGAAATCGATACTTGAGCTCTTGAAGAAGATCAGAGCGAGACAGAGGACCACGAATAACACCTTATACATGGCCTTGACGGTGCGGGTCCTCGAGAACAGCAACAAGACAAAGACCAGGAGCAGGCTTACAAAACCGCCTCTCGACCCCGTGAGAAGTATGGTGAGACTGCCGAGTCCGAGGTTTAGAATGGACACTACTTTCATAAAGATCGAATTTGTTCTGTCAAGGAAGAGAAAATTGAAGGGAAGAAAGGAGATGATGAAAAAAGCGATATCATTTGCATCGAACATACCGCCGGCGGTAGTTCTGTTGTCCAGACCTGTAAGCAGAATGAATAGCGTATACATCAGAACGCCGAGACATGCCGTCTTTAAAACCATCCTCACTGAATCTGCCGTATCGGCAATGGTCAGGAAGAGAAAGAAGAACAGCCCGACCTTGAGGTAATCTATTACAAATCCGAATGCAAGGCTGCGATGATATGCAAGGGGGATACTCAATACCATCATCCCTATAAGAGCGATAAAGAGTCTCACCTGCTTATTATTTGTGGACATACCGGGCACGAGTTCCGAATAGTGGAGGATAAAGAGCAAGAGAGTAAAAGCTTCAACAACCAGAACGGGCCTGAAGGGGACGAGAAAAGGAAAAAGGTCCTGGGGACGCGCCAGGATCACAAAGGCGAAAACATAGAAGACCAACTGCAGGAGCGGGGTTTTCGTGCGTTCGTTTTGGATGTTTGTCTCTATTGCCGCACCTGTCGCATTTATCCGAATGCCGTTACCTCCCCGAGTGCGTATTCTTCCGTACTTATCCATCCTGCTCCTCCTCAAATCATTTCATCTTTAATGGACCGGCCTGTAATAATCGAGATATTCGGCCAGTCGTTGTGTCAGGATCCTGCGGTCGTACTGCCTGAAATTAGTTTCCCTTTCATCCGAAAGATCGGGTTTACTTATGAATCGGAGCATCTGCAGAAGTCTCTCTTCTACCTGGCCTGCGGTATGGGGGTCCGCAAGAAATGCCCGGGGAGAAGATTTCAGAACCCTTCCCGCATCACCGTCAGTCACCAAAGCAAAAATAGGTTTATCGATCCGCAAATATTCAAAGATCTTTGCGGGAATCTGCTCGGCAAAATCCTGAGCGAATAATAACAGACCGTCGGCGTTCGTGAGTCTTTCCAGGCAGTCGCGGTGGGGCATAAGGCCCGTAAAATTCACGACTGATTCAAGACTGTATTTTTGTACCAGCTCGGCCATCGAGGTTCCGTTGTAGTCGCTGCAATCTCCGATGAATTCGACGTCAATCGATTTTTTATCGAGTGCTCCCCGCAGCAGAAGCGCCCGAAGCGCGGCAAAGAAGGGTTCCGGGTTTCTTCCTGCGTAAAGGGACCCTGCGTGGCATATGCGTATTCCGGAAGCACGAGCCGACGACGTCTCACCATGTATACCGGTGAAATCATCTTCATCGAACCCGTTCGTGATGGTTATGCATTTACTTCCTTGTTCGGAGTTCAGGAGGGACCTGAAATAGTCCGTCAAACTGGGAGCTGTGGAGATTACCACGTCGGCGCGTCTTACCACAAAGGATTCCATTCTCTTCGTGAGTGCGTCGGACAAGGTGCTCCTGAATTCAGGCGCTAGGCGGCGGCAGGTGCCCCACCATGGATCCCTGAAATCGGCAAACCATTTTGCCCCTGTTGCCGCCTTCAGAAGGGCGCCGGCCATATGGGTACCCATTGGGGGACCGGATGTCATGAACACATCTATTCCGTGCTTTTTCATGATCCTGTAGCCGTTTTTGACCACGCTTGCCATCCAGCCCGGTTTGTCGTCAGGAATCCTGAGCAGGGAACTGACAATTCTCTTTAACGACCGACTTTCTTCCTGCCCTGCGCCTTGGGCCGCGAATTCGGGCTGGTCCGCCGATCGATGGTTTACCCGGGGAAAGAGCCTGCTATAGATTTCGAGGGGCCCCGGAACCGGTCTGGCACGATATATGAGGTGTGGATCGTCCTCTCCCGACCCCTCCTCAAACCGGTGGTCCTCATATCGGGAGGGATCGACTGTGTAGATAACAGGCTCCCAGCCGAATTCCGGCAAGAATTTGGCAAATTTGGCAAAACGTATAGCTCCTACCGCCGAAATAGGGGGAAACAGGTAGACTACAATCAGTATTTTTCTTAGATGAGCCATCTTTTTGTCAGGAAGGGACGGTAGCCTGTTCGAATCAACTCCGGAAGGTGCTCTCAGAAATGACGTCATTGCCGGACGGATCAATTAGTGCAGGACGCCACGCAGTTCTCATAAATGCTTCTCGAGAATGGAGAAGATCCTGTCGCCGATAATCTGCCAGTTGAATTGGCGGTTAACTTTAATGCGGCCCGCGTCTCCCATGGAAGACGCCGCTGACTTGTTCTCAAGCACTTCATACATTTTTTCCGCTAATGCATTCGCATCGGCAGGCGGTACCAGAAATCCCGTGTATCCGTTGTCGATGATTTCCGGGATTGCTTCGACATTGGTGCCTATGCAGGGTAAACCGAAAGACATGGCATCCAGAAAGGCAATTCCAAAAGGCTCGCGTATCGAGGGAAGAACGAATAATGAGGCCTTGCATAGCTCCCGGGCCACATCAAGGGGAGGAATTTGTCCCAGTACAGTTATCCCGTCCTCGACGATGGGCGGAGTTCCCCCTATAATTATCAGGGTGGCCGAGGGTATCTTTTTTCTTAGTCTGCGGAATGCCTCAACTAGATAAAATCCGCCTTTCTGCTCGAACCATATGCCTATAAAGACTATTCTGTAGGGTTCCTTTTTCAAGCAGTTGAGTTCATCCCCCAGAATTTCGGGAGTCACATTCGGACCGACCCCCACCACTTCTATCCGGTCTTCCGGCACGGAGTAATCGTGCATCAAAGAACGTTTCACATTATGGCTCATCGCAAAGATCCTGGATGCAAAATGGTATACCCGTCCCTCATATTCTTCATATTTCCGAGGCAGAAAGGGTGCTCCCATTCTGTACGTATTATCGATCATTGACAGAAAAAAGGGCTTCTTCGGCCGCTCGTATGAAGGCGAAAAGATCACACCCGACTGGAGGATGCAATCTGCATCTGTCCCCTGATCTATGACATGCGCCGCTTTACGGGTCATGATATCGAAGGCAAGAGGCACTCTCAGAAATGAGCTTATCAATTCCCCCGCTTTTTGACCGCTCAAGTTCGGAGATCTGAGCCATTCCGCCCATTCCCGTTTAAAATAATGGAGAGACTGGAGTGCGCAAAGAGAGGTGAGAAGCAGGTTAGGATGAAGGGCAGACCGCCTGCTGAATAAAATGTCGCTGCCGATGTTCTTCAGTGTAATATTCGCCCCTTTTCTTGCCAGCTGGGTGATCACCTGTTGCACCACGCCCGATTGTGAGCTATAAGTCAAATATTGGATGTTCACCCTCTTCCCCTTTCGAATATTTGTGTCACCGGCGGCAATATCACGAAACATGCGCGAGTTCCGGTGTCCGCCATCTTACTTAAAGTCCTATATGTTTTCTAACCCTCGGTCCGATAAGTCTGGTAAGAGGGACGGGGAGCAATTTCCAGTAATAAATAGCTTTTGAATATTTCGACTTTTCGAGTCCGTCTTCTTCTGCGGACCTTCCATTTAGAGAAAAGATAAGCCAGTTCAAAGGTTGAGGCTCCGCTCCCCACTGTTCTTTAAATCTGAAAGTGCCTTCCCCCGGAGAAGATCGCCCGAAGTCAAAATAGGAGAAACCATTTTCACAGCCATAGGCCAGGGCAGCCCAATATAAAAGCATATTGGGGCTCAGCCGGCTGTGTTCTTTGAGTGAGGATGCCCAGGGATTGGAAAGGGTTCCCCTGAAGCCGATAATCACACTCGCGGCAATGGGTATCCCCTCCTTGCGAACAAGGACAATTTTAATTTTGTCGGAAAATTTCTTGAAGATATTGAGAAAAAGATTCTTTGAGTGTACCGGTGATCCAAGGTCGCGCATATTGACTGTGAAAACACGATAAAAGTCATTCACCAACTCCACGCCCCCGATAGAGACTTCGCACCCTTCTTTGATCGGTCTTCTTATCTGGCTCCGCAGCTTTGACTTGAACGAAGCCATAAGGGCGTCAGTGTTATCCGGAAGCTTGAGCAGCATCCGCACTTTATGGGATCGCGCTAAAAAAGGCATCTCTATGCCGTCGACAAAAACTGCCCCCCTTCCTTCCTCTGTTCCCGTCACTACCCGAGCCCGCTGCAGTGGCCCGCCATAGCGAAGCTCAATGGCTTTTGCTTTCACCGCTCCTGCAAAATTCGTTGCCCGGCAAAAGATCTCCTTTTCGACGTCGCTGTTCTCAGCTAAAATGCCCCCGCAGTCAAGGAAAGGCATTGAGATCAGCCTGCTTCCTCTGCCGAGGCTCTTGAGAAGAAAAAGGGGCAATACCCCGACGATTGCGCCTCCGTTCCGTGCCGACACATAATAGTCCTTGTGCCCGTAAGTCTCTTTGAAAACATCCCTCCACCCGCTGAGATGACAGAACGTTCCATCAGGGTGGCCCGTTACGTAGTCGTCCCAGGCAGATTCATGATCAAGAGTGTGAAAGGTAAGTTCCGTCATTAGGTTAATTCCTCTATCTGTTGCTCCATGTTGCGGCCGCATTGAGTACGATGGACTTTATCGCCTCAAGATCCCTCGGGGTGACGCCCGAGTGCACGGGCAGGGTAATGAGCTGTTTTGAGATCTTTTCTGCATTTTCGTATACCCGCGGATCTTGCAGAACATCTCTCAAGCCGGGCAGTGTATTGAGCGGTGAGGGGTAATAAAGGGCAGCTCCCGTTCCTTGGCTCCTTAGTTCATTGAGAATGATATCCCTCAATTCCGTTTCTCGAATCATCAATGGATATCGAAGATAGGGAAAGGGTAAAACGGGTGGCCTGACTACGTGGCGTAAGCCATTAAAAGCTTCCCCGTACCATAATGAGTTCCTCTCTCTGATTACCTGTTCCTCGTTCACGAGGTGCGCCATCTCATTGAAAATAAGCCT
This genomic window contains:
- a CDS encoding glycosyltransferase; the encoded protein is MAHLRKILIVVYLFPPISAVGAIRFAKFAKFLPEFGWEPVIYTVDPSRYEDHRFEEGSGEDDPHLIYRARPVPGPLEIYSRLFPRVNHRSADQPEFAAQGAGQEESRSLKRIVSSLLRIPDDKPGWMASVVKNGYRIMKKHGIDVFMTSGPPMGTHMAGALLKAATGAKWFADFRDPWWGTCRRLAPEFRSTLSDALTKRMESFVVRRADVVISTAPSLTDYFRSLLNSEQGSKCITITNGFDEDDFTGIHGETSSARASGIRICHAGSLYAGRNPEPFFAALRALLLRGALDKKSIDVEFIGDCSDYNGTSMAELVQKYSLESVVNFTGLMPHRDCLERLTNADGLLLFAQDFAEQIPAKIFEYLRIDKPIFALVTDGDAGRVLKSSPRAFLADPHTAGQVEERLLQMLRFISKPDLSDERETNFRQYDRRILTQRLAEYLDYYRPVH
- a CDS encoding O-antigen ligase family protein, whose translation is MDKYGRIRTRGGNGIRINATGAAIETNIQNERTKTPLLQLVFYVFAFVILARPQDLFPFLVPFRPVLVVEAFTLLLFILHYSELVPGMSTNNKQVRLFIALIGMMVLSIPLAYHRSLAFGFVIDYLKVGLFFFLFLTIADTADSVRMVLKTACLGVLMYTLFILLTGLDNRTTAGGMFDANDIAFFIISFLPFNFLFLDRTNSIFMKVVSILNLGLGSLTILLTGSRGGFVSLLLVFVLLLFSRTRTVKAMYKVLFVVLCLALIFFKSSSIDFARLGTVFSPAGDYNLTDEWGRKDIWERGIKLMITHPVTGVGAGCFDMALGEGRREEGKIPKWQTAHNSLIQVGAETGLAGLVLFLLLSFNAYKTFSAAAKKGRSKELIEIGEMARIGFAGQFVAACFLSQAYSPYYVFYIALSVFLVKLLDKETDLDSRTKKVIEISRPFRVKKAAG
- the asnB gene encoding asparagine synthase (glutamine-hydrolyzing); protein product: MCGIAGILDLNHKRIDPHDLSIFTQVLNHRGPDDHGVWFRNQVGLAHTRLSIIDLSAKGHQPMANEDETIWITFNGEIYNFTSLRKDLKEKGHIFKSDTDTEVIIHLYEEEGISCMNRLRGMFAFAIWDEKKQQLLIARDRIGKKPLFYTMQENRVVFASELKAIAALPWIKKEIDLEALAYVFSYDHIPWPRSIYKDIRKLPPGSFMTFGPNGQRGPERYWRLDLSNKTAATEKEALDFLSTLLKESIQLRMRSDVPLGMFLSGGLDSSFIVGLASKMVDRPIRTFSIGYRDEGVDDPEFSYSKEVSDYFHTVHQEILFDESLITEMPHLMYSYDEPFCIPNALAHYQLCREARKQVTVALAGDGSDEIFAGYDVYKKFKLLDLASILIPGRQREEFSDWPMLPVRHNLVPWSLLNAPRAFRRGLAKQITYQDAVRPVFTGDAWHILKDLNMGRLLSDFYLEGRPRHFLDGLLYMDLFINYAWSTTIATDISGMSNSLEVRSPFLDHKVVEFAFSLPARMKLRMFTKEKYILYKAGASFLPESVTKRKKMSYGAGIPYKRFFFNQWAPFVKDVILDQKIARMGIFDRSYVERLLGNPEGPYEDFKTLWRIFCTASFLIHPTPDIQADRRPLISEKERGRDGDTKDLSKHTGRGETRI
- a CDS encoding glycosyltransferase family 4 protein — protein: MNIQYLTYSSQSGVVQQVITQLARKGANITLKNIGSDILFSRRSALHPNLLLTSLCALQSLHYFKREWAEWLRSPNLSGQKAGELISSFLRVPLAFDIMTRKAAHVIDQGTDADCILQSGVIFSPSYERPKKPFFLSMIDNTYRMGAPFLPRKYEEYEGRVYHFASRIFAMSHNVKRSLMHDYSVPEDRIEVVGVGPNVTPEILGDELNCLKKEPYRIVFIGIWFEQKGGFYLVEAFRRLRKKIPSATLIIIGGTPPIVEDGITVLGQIPPLDVARELCKASLFVLPSIREPFGIAFLDAMSFGLPCIGTNVEAIPEIIDNGYTGFLVPPADANALAEKMYEVLENKSAASSMGDAGRIKVNRQFNWQIIGDRIFSILEKHL
- a CDS encoding glycosyltransferase, with amino-acid sequence MKVLKVVHIIASNSIGGAEQVLLDICRSLKTEKVKFEAALFVQPGQSWGNAFAKMLGDYQIPLHFIEMHFPLNPSEILQICRIVKKTTPSVVHCHGMRADLFGGIAAKLCGVPAVTTVHGWVPFTRKMKFYTWLDLKSMRLFDTVMPVSRSLEKDLARYRINPLRVRLVPNVPPRASTPVRAMVRKPNGSVLQIGFVGRLSPEKGPLFLIDGVAKLKETVPLFLHIAGDGPEMAAVQDRIRVTGLEDRTKVYGYFDNPRDIYNVLDVLVLPSLTEGIPLALLEAMSFGLPVIASGVGGIPEIVEDNVNGLIVRPGMVSDLAEKIGLLARDHALRERIGNAARERVAELCDHHRWEQQINEIYQRYGGDNALVS
- a CDS encoding peptidoglycan bridge formation glycyltransferase FemA/FemB family protein codes for the protein MLSFREAGAADFDAWNNFIAQSPNGNLRQTTYWGKVKSYSGWEPCYYLVERDGEIKAVALVQERNIPAVPQKLLYCCRGPVADWRDQETCEALFTGLKGVLKEKRGFLLRIDPEPFSWEIDQDQVFSASGFLKLSDRCTAWNRTLYTTRVILDLDEEGLFMRMRRSHRQNINSAIKGGVVTRHEPDSDDPEVFAALMQGLELRRNSMLHSSQYYGEVLNNLVNSGIGFFLKAKIEGRTVSGLVVSILGDKGWAVFMANDYSYRKLMPNKVLLWEAIRLSKKMGCRFLDLGASQGSDDFDPAHDPLDNLKSAYRPEIVHYPGYFDLPNSFYPFFRVTESKVLPALWKWRMKVQRLTHRNGMEERARAAPG
- a CDS encoding ATP-grasp domain-containing protein encodes the protein MKILVTNANSRMACSIARSMARNGHSVIAADYVPKAMTFFSRYISDRFLYPSPYSKPADFVRHLTMRIIRDGVDFLIPTHEETFLIAKHAHMFNKITLMTVPDYSAVLEVHNKDRLYSHLQNLSILTPKTIPLSGCSDFSELRNILPGKALLKPRQGGGNWGIKYLDRSSDYEVQIKNYLTSNAIARERVLIQEWVPILKKYSHVVIYQKGKLIQDFADIHLRDYPYAGGAGSLRISCDPGPMREISKRLFDSLGWHGVAEVEYVTHRETGDFYMIEVNPRIWGGLNSAMSSGLNIPDMLLRIAKGKEAMKPVEYTRGVVTRWFWGDLRVFPEYLRQSPSKLGALGEYMKLMVNGATTDEFRWDDPLPFFVWPAHALFKSIRYRSLRPVAYDSLGGEWE
- a CDS encoding FemAB family XrtA/PEP-CTERM system-associated protein; this encodes MTELTFHTLDHESAWDDYVTGHPDGTFCHLSGWRDVFKETYGHKDYYVSARNGGAIVGVLPLFLLKSLGRGSRLISMPFLDCGGILAENSDVEKEIFCRATNFAGAVKAKAIELRYGGPLQRARVVTGTEEGRGAVFVDGIEMPFLARSHKVRMLLKLPDNTDALMASFKSKLRSQIRRPIKEGCEVSIGGVELVNDFYRVFTVNMRDLGSPVHSKNLFLNIFKKFSDKIKIVLVRKEGIPIAASVIIGFRGTLSNPWASSLKEHSRLSPNMLLYWAALAYGCENGFSYFDFGRSSPGEGTFRFKEQWGAEPQPLNWLIFSLNGRSAEEDGLEKSKYSKAIYYWKLLPVPLTRLIGPRVRKHIGL